In Streptomyces nojiriensis, one genomic interval encodes:
- a CDS encoding MarR family winged helix-turn-helix transcriptional regulator, with translation MLDLSHGDDAAAVNDLRSAVMRLGRRLKHQRVDESLSPTEMSVLGTLARCGQATPGELARREHVQPPSMTRIVALLEAKGLVTLEPHPDDRRQKVVRQTEEAEAMLEESRRKRNAFLAGLAAELTEDEWAKLRAAAPVLEKLAHL, from the coding sequence ATGCTTGACCTTTCCCATGGCGACGACGCAGCCGCCGTGAACGACCTCCGCTCCGCCGTCATGCGGCTGGGGCGACGCCTGAAGCACCAGCGCGTCGACGAGTCGCTGAGCCCGACCGAGATGTCGGTCCTCGGCACCCTCGCCCGCTGCGGCCAGGCCACACCCGGCGAGCTCGCGCGGCGGGAGCACGTCCAGCCGCCGTCGATGACGCGCATCGTCGCGTTGCTGGAAGCCAAGGGACTGGTCACGCTGGAACCGCACCCCGACGACCGCCGCCAGAAGGTGGTCCGCCAGACGGAGGAGGCCGAAGCGATGCTCGAGGAGAGCCGCCGCAAGCGCAACGCCTTCCTGGCCGGGCTCGCGGCCGAGCTGACCGAGGACGAATGGGCCAAGCTCCGCGCGGCCGCACCCGTCCTGGAGAAGCTCGCGCACCTGTAA
- a CDS encoding WD40 repeat domain-containing protein: protein MRLPMPSAAASAAVAITAAALAVLPGPASAAETPAASSFTISDPRIKESSGLAASRIHPGVYWTHNDSDDGPYIYAVDSASGRTVARVTLTGIGKPRDVEAISLGPDGQLYVGDIGDNRNGTWDHVWIYRFPEPKQLGDVTVEATQFTVKYADGARNAEALMVHPVTGRVYIASKDENKGGLYEGPAELTTGGTNVFRRVAAVPWVTDGAFSPDGTRLTLRGYFTARTYPWKDGLPVGEGERVDAPWQGQAESVTYTPDGTTLMFGAEGEGSRVIAVPVAAADSTSASPQPGAPSGAAPAPETTGSFGKGALVLAGGLILILGAKRLFRRRG from the coding sequence ATGCGCCTGCCCATGCCGTCCGCCGCCGCGTCCGCCGCCGTTGCCATCACCGCCGCCGCACTCGCCGTGCTGCCGGGCCCGGCGAGTGCGGCGGAGACCCCCGCCGCGTCCTCCTTCACCATCTCCGACCCGCGGATCAAGGAGTCGAGCGGCCTGGCGGCCAGCCGGATCCACCCGGGCGTGTACTGGACGCACAACGACAGCGACGACGGCCCGTACATCTACGCGGTGGACTCGGCATCGGGCAGGACGGTGGCCCGCGTGACGCTGACGGGGATCGGGAAGCCGCGCGACGTCGAGGCGATCTCGCTGGGCCCGGACGGGCAGCTCTACGTCGGGGACATCGGCGACAACCGCAACGGCACCTGGGACCACGTGTGGATCTACCGCTTCCCGGAACCGAAGCAACTGGGTGATGTCACCGTCGAAGCCACGCAGTTCACGGTGAAGTACGCGGACGGGGCGCGCAACGCCGAGGCCCTGATGGTCCATCCGGTGACGGGACGCGTCTACATCGCGAGCAAGGACGAGAACAAGGGCGGCCTGTACGAGGGCCCGGCGGAGCTGACGACGGGCGGCACGAACGTGTTCCGGCGGGTCGCCGCCGTGCCGTGGGTGACGGACGGGGCGTTCTCCCCCGACGGCACCCGGCTCACGCTGCGCGGGTACTTCACGGCCCGCACCTACCCGTGGAAGGACGGCCTGCCGGTGGGTGAGGGCGAGCGGGTGGACGCGCCGTGGCAGGGCCAGGCGGAGTCGGTGACGTACACGCCGGACGGCACCACGCTGATGTTCGGCGCGGAGGGCGAGGGCAGCCGGGTCATCGCGGTCCCGGTGGCCGCCGCCGACTCGACCTCGGCCTCACCGCAGCCGGGCGCCCCCTCGGGGGCTGCCCCCGCGCCGGAGACGACGGGCAGCTTCGGCAAGGGAGCCCTTGTCCTGGCGGGCGGCCTGATCCTGATCCTCGGCGCCAAACGCCTCTTCCGCCGCCGCGGCTGA
- a CDS encoding MFS transporter produces MSTGTGADSAPGHISTTPTAACTAAPAGKGSMFSSLRIRNYRLFATGQVVSNTGTWMQRIAQDWLVLSLTGSASAVGITIALQFLPMLMFGLYGGVLADRLPKRQLLLATQSAMGLTGIALAVLTLAGHVQVWHVYVAAFAIGLVTVVDNPARQTFVSEMVGKDQVANAVSLNSANFQSARLVGPAVAGVLITAVGSGWAFLLNGLSFAAPIAGLLLMRTHELHPVEPRPRAKGQLREGLRYVAGRPELIWPIVLVGFIGTFGFNFPIWLSAYVSDVFHGDAGTYGLFNTLIAAGSLVGALLAARRGQSRLRVLVAAAVLFSVLLLVTAFAPGFWLFAALLVPIGIFGLTVNVTANSSVQMATDPEMRGRVMALFMMVFTGGTPLGAPLLGWITDTYGARIGMASGAVISLAASVAIAVVLARVGNLRLRVNRHGLTFVPAVPPRRELVTVA; encoded by the coding sequence TTGAGTACGGGAACCGGAGCAGACTCCGCACCCGGCCACATATCCACCACACCTACCGCCGCGTGCACCGCGGCACCCGCGGGCAAGGGCTCCATGTTCAGCTCGCTGAGGATCCGGAACTACCGGCTCTTCGCCACCGGCCAGGTCGTCTCCAACACGGGCACCTGGATGCAGCGCATCGCCCAGGACTGGCTGGTCCTCTCGCTCACCGGCTCCGCCTCCGCCGTCGGCATCACCATCGCCCTGCAGTTCCTGCCGATGCTGATGTTCGGCCTCTACGGCGGCGTACTCGCCGACCGGCTGCCCAAGCGGCAGCTGCTCCTCGCCACCCAGAGCGCGATGGGCCTGACCGGCATCGCCCTCGCCGTCCTCACCCTGGCCGGGCACGTCCAGGTGTGGCACGTCTACGTCGCCGCCTTCGCGATCGGCCTGGTCACCGTGGTCGACAACCCGGCCCGGCAGACGTTCGTCTCCGAGATGGTCGGCAAGGACCAGGTGGCCAACGCCGTCAGCCTGAACTCGGCCAACTTCCAGTCCGCGCGGCTGGTCGGCCCGGCGGTCGCCGGTGTGCTGATCACCGCCGTCGGCTCCGGCTGGGCCTTCCTGCTGAACGGACTGTCCTTCGCGGCACCGATCGCCGGCCTGCTGCTGATGCGCACCCACGAACTGCACCCGGTCGAGCCGAGGCCCCGCGCCAAGGGGCAGCTGCGCGAAGGCCTGCGCTACGTCGCCGGCCGCCCGGAGCTGATCTGGCCGATCGTGCTCGTGGGCTTCATCGGCACCTTCGGGTTCAACTTCCCGATCTGGCTCTCGGCCTACGTCAGCGACGTCTTCCACGGGGACGCGGGCACGTACGGGCTCTTCAACACCCTGATCGCGGCCGGCTCCCTGGTGGGCGCACTGCTCGCGGCCCGGCGCGGACAGTCCCGCCTGCGGGTGCTGGTGGCCGCGGCCGTGCTGTTCTCGGTCCTGCTGCTGGTGACCGCCTTCGCGCCCGGCTTCTGGCTGTTCGCCGCCCTGCTCGTGCCCATCGGGATCTTCGGCCTGACGGTCAACGTCACGGCCAACTCCAGCGTGCAGATGGCGACCGACCCCGAGATGCGGGGCCGGGTCATGGCCCTGTTCATGATGGTGTTCACCGGCGGAACCCCGCTGGGCGCCCCGCTGCTGGGCTGGATCACGGACACCTACGGCGCCCGGATCGGCATGGCCTCGGGCGCGGTGATCTCCCTGGCCGCCTCGGTCGCGATCGCGGTGGTCCTGGCCCGTGTCGGCAACCTCCGACTGCGGGTGAACCGCCACGGCCTGACCTTCGTCCCGGCCGTCCCGCCCCGCCGCGAACTGGTGACGGTGGCCTGA
- a CDS encoding GDSL-type esterase/lipase family protein — MRFMFVGDSMTIGRAGDYTWRYRMWQHLSSTFGGPYRIVGPRCELYDTVADTPTSHAYADPGFPEPARRHLAGWGEGWQHMAPLIGPAVADTGADVLLVSLGLIDLGFYTDAEQTAANARRFVAAARAARPGVRMVLLPVIPNSRAEEDAPFAAEVARFNELLAKAVADLTTDASPILLAARPAAYDIHRDTYDGTHPNASGEHRLAGEFAAVLHQAWGIGGPYRPARGL; from the coding sequence ATGCGTTTCATGTTCGTCGGCGACTCCATGACCATCGGACGCGCCGGCGACTACACCTGGCGCTACCGGATGTGGCAGCACCTCAGCTCGACCTTCGGCGGTCCCTACCGGATCGTCGGTCCGCGCTGCGAGCTGTACGACACCGTCGCCGACACGCCCACCAGTCACGCGTACGCCGACCCGGGTTTCCCGGAGCCCGCCCGCCGCCATCTGGCCGGCTGGGGCGAGGGCTGGCAGCACATGGCCCCCCTCATAGGCCCCGCCGTCGCCGACACCGGCGCCGACGTCCTGCTGGTCTCCCTCGGGCTGATCGACCTCGGCTTCTACACCGACGCCGAGCAGACCGCCGCCAACGCCCGCCGGTTCGTCGCCGCGGCCCGCGCAGCGCGCCCCGGCGTCCGCATGGTCCTGCTGCCGGTCATCCCGAACAGCCGCGCCGAGGAGGACGCCCCCTTCGCGGCCGAGGTGGCCCGTTTCAACGAGCTCCTCGCGAAGGCGGTCGCCGACCTGACGACCGACGCCTCGCCGATCCTGCTGGCCGCGCGCCCGGCCGCGTACGACATCCACCGCGACACCTACGACGGCACTCACCCGAACGCCTCGGGCGAGCACCGGCTGGCGGGCGAGTTCGCGGCAGTCCTGCACCAGGCATGGGGGATCGGCGGCCCCTACCGCCCCGCCCGCGGGCTGTAA
- a CDS encoding cation-translocating P-type ATPase codes for MTQRAGTESDGPEPGGGTAAPAIDAGAELDPVHPMRPPAPRFKPGGLSTAEVAERVARGEVNDVPVRSSRSTTDIVRANVFTRFNAIIGVLWAIMLVVAPIQDSLFGFVIVANTGIGIIQELRAKKTLDSLAVIGETKPSVRRDGRTAEISTSEIVLGDVIELGPGDKVVVDGSVGEADGLEIDESLLTGEADPVLKKPGDPVMSGSFVVAGGGAFTATKVGREAYAAQLAEEASRFTLVHSELRSGISTILKYVTWMMIPTSIGLIISQLLVKDNNLKDSIARTVGGIVPMIPEGLVLLTSVAFAIGVIRLGRKQCLVQELPAIEGLARVDVVCLDKTGTLTEGGMDVTELRPLGGADPAYVKKVLGALGESDPRPNASLQAIIDAYPDMAEWRCTESLPFSSARKYSGASFSEGDGENNTWLLGAPDVLLPAGDPALDEINALNEQGLRVLLLARSARELDDAAVATGVRPTALVVLEQRLRPDAADTLRYFEDQNVSAKVISGDNAVSVGAVAGKLGLPGAENTVDARGLPTDRADMAKVLDENAVFGRVSPQQKRDMVGALQSNGHTVAMTGDGVNDVLALKDADIGVSMGSGSEATKAVAQIVLLNNSFSTLPSVVAEGRRVIGNITRVATLFLTKTVYSVLLAILVVCSQVEYPFLPRHLTLLSTLTIGIPAFFLALAPNKERAKPHFVKRVMRYAIPGGAIAAVATFVSYLIARHHYTGAGALEAESSAATLTLFLTSMWVLAIIARPYTWWRVALVGAMGGAFLIVLVVPWLQDFFQLKLVGVTVPWIAVGVAVAAAVLIEFTFRWVDRKFPA; via the coding sequence ATGACGCAGCGGGCTGGAACCGAATCCGACGGGCCGGAGCCGGGTGGCGGGACGGCCGCCCCCGCCATCGACGCGGGAGCGGAGCTGGACCCCGTACACCCGATGCGACCGCCCGCGCCCCGGTTCAAGCCGGGCGGGCTGAGCACCGCAGAGGTCGCCGAGCGGGTCGCGCGGGGCGAGGTCAACGACGTTCCCGTCCGGAGCAGCCGCTCCACCACCGACATCGTCCGCGCCAACGTCTTCACCCGGTTCAACGCGATCATCGGCGTGCTCTGGGCGATCATGCTCGTCGTCGCGCCGATCCAGGACAGCCTCTTCGGCTTCGTGATCGTCGCCAACACCGGCATCGGCATCATCCAGGAACTGCGCGCCAAGAAGACCCTCGACAGCCTCGCCGTCATCGGCGAGACCAAACCCAGCGTGCGCCGCGACGGCCGGACCGCCGAGATCTCCACCTCCGAGATCGTCCTCGGCGACGTCATCGAACTCGGCCCCGGCGACAAGGTCGTCGTCGACGGGTCCGTCGGCGAGGCCGACGGCCTGGAGATCGACGAATCCCTGCTCACCGGCGAGGCCGACCCCGTCCTGAAGAAGCCCGGCGACCCGGTCATGTCCGGGTCGTTCGTCGTCGCCGGCGGCGGCGCCTTCACCGCCACCAAGGTCGGCCGCGAGGCCTACGCCGCCCAGTTGGCCGAGGAGGCCTCCCGCTTCACGCTCGTCCACTCCGAGCTGCGCTCCGGCATCTCCACCATCCTCAAGTACGTCACCTGGATGATGATCCCGACCTCGATCGGCCTGATCATCAGCCAGCTCCTCGTCAAGGACAACAACCTCAAGGACTCCATCGCCCGGACCGTCGGCGGCATCGTCCCGATGATCCCCGAGGGGCTCGTCCTGCTCACCTCCGTGGCCTTCGCGATCGGCGTCATCCGGCTCGGCCGCAAGCAGTGCCTGGTCCAGGAGCTGCCCGCCATCGAAGGCCTCGCCCGCGTCGACGTGGTCTGCCTCGACAAGACCGGCACCCTCACCGAGGGCGGCATGGACGTCACCGAGCTGCGCCCGCTCGGCGGCGCGGACCCGGCGTACGTCAAGAAGGTGCTCGGCGCCCTCGGGGAGTCCGACCCGCGCCCCAACGCCAGCCTCCAGGCGATCATCGACGCCTACCCCGACATGGCGGAGTGGCGCTGCACCGAGTCCCTGCCCTTCTCCTCCGCCCGCAAGTACAGCGGCGCCAGCTTCAGCGAGGGCGACGGGGAGAACAACACCTGGCTGCTCGGCGCCCCCGACGTGCTGCTCCCCGCCGGGGACCCGGCCCTCGACGAGATCAACGCCCTCAACGAGCAGGGACTGCGGGTCCTGCTGCTGGCCCGCTCCGCCCGTGAACTCGACGACGCGGCCGTCGCCACCGGGGTCCGGCCGACCGCCCTCGTCGTCCTGGAACAGCGGCTGCGCCCCGACGCCGCCGACACGCTGCGCTACTTCGAGGACCAGAACGTCAGCGCGAAGGTCATCTCCGGCGACAACGCGGTCTCCGTCGGCGCGGTCGCCGGCAAGCTGGGCCTGCCGGGCGCGGAGAACACCGTGGACGCCCGGGGGCTCCCCACCGACCGGGCCGACATGGCGAAGGTCCTCGACGAGAACGCGGTCTTCGGACGGGTGAGCCCGCAGCAGAAGCGGGACATGGTCGGGGCCCTCCAGTCCAACGGCCACACGGTCGCCATGACGGGCGACGGCGTCAACGACGTGCTCGCCCTCAAGGACGCCGACATCGGCGTCAGCATGGGCTCGGGCTCGGAGGCGACCAAGGCGGTGGCCCAGATCGTCCTCCTCAACAACAGCTTCTCGACCCTGCCCTCGGTGGTCGCCGAGGGCCGCCGGGTCATCGGCAACATCACCCGCGTGGCCACCCTCTTCCTCACGAAGACGGTCTACTCGGTGCTGCTGGCCATCCTGGTGGTCTGCTCGCAGGTCGAGTACCCCTTCCTGCCCCGCCACCTGACGCTGCTGTCCACGCTCACCATCGGCATCCCGGCCTTCTTCCTGGCCCTGGCACCGAACAAGGAGCGCGCGAAACCGCACTTCGTGAAGCGGGTCATGCGGTACGCGATCCCCGGCGGCGCCATCGCGGCCGTGGCCACCTTCGTCTCGTACCTGATCGCCCGCCACCATTACACGGGCGCGGGCGCCCTCGAAGCCGAGTCCAGCGCGGCCACGCTGACGCTGTTCCTGACGTCCATGTGGGTCCTGGCGATCATCGCCCGCCCGTACACGTGGTGGCGGGTGGCCCTGGTCGGCGCGATGGGCGGGGC
- a CDS encoding flotillin family protein, with the protein MAIGVVAGIVLAAIVALIGLFKLMWRVAEPNEALVISGSTHKTEGLGQGMGFRIVTGRGTLVLPGVQAVRKLSLDLNETQLSVDCVTHQGIPLRVKGVVIFKVGDDLVSIANAARRFLDQQKMMPERVHIVFAGHLRSIVGGLTVEDMIRDREKLTGQTRMACGTEMEKLGLIVDSLQIHEIEDPTGYIKNLAMPHAAAVQRDARIAQAEANRLATEAEQAAFARMAEATRDSEILQAGYQAERDKAAATARQAGPLSEAAARQEVVVQETRVAELEAHRREQQLQADVRKPADAAAYETRTRAEAERDARISAAQAKARETELAAAAEATRVTTAATADAQAVEARGIASAKATRATGEAEAAATQARGLAEAESAKAKGLAEAEAIKARAAALAENQEAVVAQQLAENWPAIVEAGAGAFGNVEHMVLLNGAEGMSEMFAKALTMGGTGLGVARQLLASMGQTPPSGTPSPAAPPVNGRIPIREE; encoded by the coding sequence TGGCGGGTGGCCGAACCGAACGAGGCACTCGTCATCTCCGGCTCCACGCACAAGACCGAGGGCCTCGGCCAGGGCATGGGGTTCCGGATCGTCACCGGGCGGGGGACGCTCGTACTTCCGGGCGTGCAGGCGGTGCGGAAACTGTCCCTGGACCTCAACGAGACGCAGCTGTCCGTGGACTGCGTCACCCACCAGGGCATCCCGCTGCGGGTGAAGGGCGTCGTCATCTTCAAGGTCGGCGACGACCTCGTGTCCATCGCCAACGCGGCCCGCCGCTTCCTGGACCAGCAGAAGATGATGCCCGAGCGCGTACACATCGTCTTCGCGGGACATCTGCGGTCCATCGTGGGCGGGTTGACGGTCGAGGACATGATCCGCGACCGGGAGAAGCTGACGGGCCAGACCCGCATGGCCTGCGGTACCGAGATGGAGAAGCTCGGCCTGATCGTCGACTCGCTGCAGATCCACGAGATCGAGGACCCGACCGGCTACATCAAGAACCTGGCGATGCCGCACGCGGCGGCCGTGCAGCGGGACGCGCGGATCGCGCAGGCCGAGGCGAACCGGCTGGCCACGGAGGCCGAGCAGGCCGCCTTCGCCCGAATGGCCGAGGCGACGCGGGACAGCGAGATCCTGCAGGCCGGCTACCAGGCCGAGCGGGACAAGGCGGCGGCGACGGCCCGTCAGGCGGGCCCGCTGTCGGAGGCGGCCGCCCGCCAGGAGGTCGTCGTCCAGGAGACCCGGGTCGCGGAGCTGGAGGCGCACCGGCGCGAGCAGCAGCTGCAGGCGGACGTACGCAAGCCCGCGGACGCGGCGGCGTACGAGACCCGCACCCGGGCGGAGGCCGAGCGCGACGCGCGGATCTCGGCGGCGCAGGCGAAGGCACGGGAGACGGAGCTCGCGGCGGCCGCCGAGGCGACCCGGGTGACGACGGCGGCGACCGCCGACGCGCAGGCCGTGGAGGCGCGGGGTATCGCGTCGGCGAAGGCCACGCGGGCGACCGGTGAGGCGGAGGCCGCGGCCACGCAGGCGCGGGGTCTCGCGGAGGCGGAGTCGGCGAAGGCCAAGGGTCTGGCCGAGGCGGAAGCGATCAAGGCGCGGGCCGCCGCGCTGGCGGAGAACCAGGAGGCGGTCGTCGCGCAGCAGCTGGCCGAGAACTGGCCGGCGATCGTGGAGGCGGGCGCGGGGGCGTTCGGGAACGTGGAGCACATGGTCCTGCTGAACGGGGCCGAGGGCATGTCGGAGATGTTCGCGAAGGCGCTGACGATGGGCGGCACGGGCCTGGGCGTTGCCCGCCAGCTCCTGGCCTCGATGGGCCAGACCCCGCCGTCGGGCACCCCGTCCCCGGCCGCCCCGCCGGTGAACGGCCGCATCCCGATCCGCGAGGAGTAA
- a CDS encoding NCS2 family permease, whose translation MSTPAPAPAATEAIAPEPSPQAPAGSLNRYFKISERGSTVAREVRGGFATFFAMAYIIVLNPIVLGSAKDMYGHQLDNGQLVTATALTAAFTTLLMGVIGNVPIALAAGLGVNTVVALQLAPRMSWPDAMGMVVLAGLVVMLLVATGLRERVMSAVPLGLRKGIAIGIGLFIMLIGLVDAGFVSRIPDAAHTTVPLQLGATGHLDGWPVLIFVIGVLLTLALLIRKVPGAILISIVAMTVAAVVVQLVAKLPDSGWGLTVPEWPGNPVAMPDFGLVGEVSLFGGFGKVGMLTGALFVFTVLLSCFFDAMGTILGVGDEAKLIDKTTGEFPGINRVLLIDGLAVASGGATSSSATTCFVESTAGVGEGARTGLANVVTGGLFAVALFLTPLATMVPSQAATPALVAVGFLILAGSVKDIDWSDFTIAVPAFLAMVMMPFTYSITNGIGIGFVSFCALRLATGRGRGVPVAMYVVSAVFVFYYAMPALGLTR comes from the coding sequence ATGAGTACCCCGGCCCCCGCCCCCGCAGCCACAGAAGCCATCGCCCCGGAGCCTTCCCCCCAGGCACCCGCCGGCTCGCTGAACCGCTACTTCAAGATCTCCGAGCGCGGCTCGACCGTCGCCCGCGAGGTCCGCGGCGGCTTCGCGACCTTCTTCGCCATGGCCTACATCATCGTGCTCAACCCGATCGTCCTGGGCAGCGCGAAGGACATGTACGGGCACCAGCTCGACAACGGCCAGCTCGTGACGGCCACCGCCCTGACGGCGGCCTTCACCACCCTCCTCATGGGTGTGATCGGCAACGTCCCGATCGCGCTCGCCGCCGGCCTCGGCGTGAACACGGTCGTCGCGCTCCAGCTCGCCCCGCGCATGAGCTGGCCCGACGCCATGGGCATGGTGGTCCTGGCCGGCCTCGTGGTGATGCTGCTCGTCGCCACCGGCCTGCGCGAGCGGGTCATGAGCGCCGTGCCGCTCGGCCTGCGCAAGGGCATCGCCATCGGCATCGGCCTGTTCATCATGCTGATCGGCCTGGTCGACGCGGGCTTCGTCTCCCGCATCCCGGACGCCGCGCACACCACGGTCCCGCTGCAGCTCGGCGCCACCGGTCACCTGGACGGCTGGCCGGTCCTGATCTTCGTGATCGGCGTGCTGCTCACCCTCGCCCTGCTGATCCGCAAGGTCCCGGGCGCGATCCTGATCTCCATCGTGGCCATGACCGTCGCCGCCGTCGTGGTCCAGCTGGTCGCGAAGCTGCCCGACTCGGGCTGGGGCCTCACGGTCCCCGAATGGCCCGGCAACCCGGTGGCCATGCCCGACTTCGGGCTCGTCGGCGAGGTCAGCCTGTTCGGCGGCTTCGGCAAGGTCGGCATGCTCACCGGTGCCCTCTTCGTCTTCACCGTGCTGCTGTCCTGCTTCTTCGACGCCATGGGCACGATCCTCGGCGTCGGCGACGAGGCGAAGCTGATCGACAAGACGACCGGCGAGTTCCCCGGGATCAACCGGGTCCTGCTGATCGACGGCCTGGCGGTCGCCTCGGGCGGCGCCACCTCCTCCTCCGCGACCACCTGCTTCGTGGAGTCCACGGCCGGGGTCGGCGAGGGTGCCCGTACGGGCCTGGCGAACGTCGTGACGGGCGGCCTCTTCGCCGTGGCGCTGTTCCTCACCCCGCTCGCCACCATGGTCCCGTCCCAGGCGGCCACCCCGGCGCTCGTGGCGGTCGGCTTCCTGATCCTGGCGGGCTCGGTCAAGGACATCGACTGGAGCGACTTCACCATCGCCGTCCCGGCCTTCCTGGCCATGGTGATGATGCCCTTCACCTACTCGATCACCAACGGCATCGGCATCGGCTTCGTGAGCTTCTGCGCGCTGCGCCTGGCGACCGGCCGGGGCCGCGGGGTCCCGGTGGCCATGTACGTGGTGTCGGCGGTGTTCGTCTTCTACTACGCGATGCCCGCCCTCGGCCTCACCCGGTAG
- a CDS encoding aldo/keto reductase, with amino-acid sequence MKYTQLGRTGLKVSRLVLGTMNFGPQTDEPTSHGILDAALDAGLNYVDTANVYGWGENKGRTEEIIGTWFAQGGDRREKTVLATKVYGSMSREGDTWPNYDRLSALNIRRAVDASLKRLQTDYIDVYQFHHVDRLTPFEEIWQAVEVLVQQGKILYAGSSNFPGWKIAQANETAARHGRLGLVSEQCIYNLAERRAEMEVIPAAQEYGLGVIPWSPLHGGLLGGVIKKEVEGGRRASGRSADALANTAVRAQVQAYEDLLDKHGLEPGEVGLAWLLTRPGVTGPIVGPRTQEQLDSALRAVELELPQEVLAGLEEIFPGPGTSPEAFAW; translated from the coding sequence ATGAAGTACACGCAGCTCGGACGCACCGGACTCAAAGTCAGCCGACTCGTCCTCGGCACGATGAACTTCGGTCCGCAGACAGACGAACCGACCAGCCACGGCATCCTGGACGCCGCCCTCGATGCAGGCCTGAATTACGTCGACACAGCCAATGTGTACGGGTGGGGCGAGAACAAGGGCCGCACCGAGGAGATCATCGGCACCTGGTTCGCCCAGGGCGGCGACCGCCGCGAGAAGACGGTCCTCGCCACCAAGGTGTACGGCTCCATGTCCCGCGAGGGCGACACCTGGCCCAACTACGACCGTCTGTCGGCGCTGAACATCCGGCGGGCCGTCGACGCCAGCCTCAAGCGGCTCCAGACCGACTACATCGACGTCTACCAGTTCCACCACGTGGACCGGCTGACCCCCTTCGAGGAGATCTGGCAGGCCGTCGAGGTCCTGGTCCAGCAGGGCAAGATCCTCTACGCGGGTTCCTCCAACTTCCCCGGCTGGAAGATCGCCCAGGCCAACGAGACCGCGGCCCGCCACGGCAGGCTCGGCCTGGTCAGCGAGCAGTGCATCTACAACCTCGCCGAGCGGCGCGCGGAGATGGAGGTCATCCCGGCCGCCCAGGAGTACGGGCTCGGGGTCATCCCGTGGTCCCCGCTCCACGGGGGCCTGCTGGGCGGGGTCATCAAGAAGGAGGTCGAGGGCGGCCGCCGCGCCTCCGGCCGGTCGGCGGACGCGCTGGCGAACACCGCCGTGCGCGCGCAGGTGCAGGCGTACGAGGACCTGCTGGACAAGCACGGCCTGGAGCCGGGCGAGGTCGGGCTGGCCTGGCTGCTGACGCGTCCCGGGGTCACCGGGCCGATCGTCGGGCCGCGTACGCAGGAGCAGCTCGACTCGGCGCTGCGCGCGGTGGAGCTGGAGCTCCCGCAGGAGGTCCTGGCGGGCCTGGAGGAGATCTTCCCCGGTCCCGGGACGTCGCCGGAGGCCTTCGCCTGGTAG
- the thpR gene encoding RNA 2',3'-cyclic phosphodiesterase: protein MRLFAAVLPPDAAVAELARAVDPLHDEHLTWTARAGWHFTLAFMGEVRDEVLPELHTRLERAAHRTDPFALRLHGCGHFGERALWAGAAGELAALRMLAERADAAARRAGVPMGQHHRYTPHLTLARSRSAATPLRPYLDALADFEGTPWRVDTLSLVRSNLPVSGVPGEQPRYETVGAWQLGG from the coding sequence ATGAGACTGTTCGCAGCCGTCCTCCCGCCGGACGCGGCCGTCGCCGAGCTGGCCCGGGCCGTCGACCCCCTGCACGACGAGCACCTGACGTGGACCGCGCGAGCGGGCTGGCACTTCACGCTCGCCTTCATGGGCGAGGTACGGGACGAGGTGCTCCCGGAGCTGCACACCCGCCTGGAGCGGGCCGCCCACCGCACGGACCCCTTCGCGCTGCGGCTGCACGGCTGCGGCCACTTCGGGGAGCGCGCCCTGTGGGCCGGTGCCGCCGGGGAGCTCGCCGCCCTGCGGATGCTCGCCGAACGGGCCGACGCCGCCGCCCGGCGGGCCGGCGTACCGATGGGGCAGCACCACCGGTACACCCCGCACCTCACCCTGGCCCGCAGCCGCAGCGCCGCCACCCCGCTGCGGCCCTACCTGGACGCCCTCGCGGACTTCGAGGGCACACCCTGGCGGGTCGACACCCTGAGCCTGGTCCGCAGCAACCTCCCCGTCAGCGGCGTACCGGGCGAGCAGCCCCGCTACGAGACCGTCGGGGCCTGGCAACTCGGCGGCTGA
- a CDS encoding DUF2530 domain-containing protein: MAKWIAKHEAPEPLEGPVVATVTGGTILWFALFLVQLPFYGWFADRGQLWWVWTCAAGGFLGLIGIWYVRGRDAALARHAAEEAAQAAQAAQAEKSAQADRAAQTPPEPGPQA, encoded by the coding sequence ATGGCGAAATGGATTGCGAAGCACGAGGCGCCCGAGCCCCTGGAGGGCCCTGTCGTCGCCACCGTCACGGGTGGCACGATCCTGTGGTTCGCCCTCTTCCTGGTCCAGCTGCCCTTCTACGGGTGGTTCGCCGACCGGGGCCAGCTGTGGTGGGTCTGGACCTGCGCGGCCGGTGGCTTCCTCGGCCTGATCGGCATCTGGTACGTCCGCGGCCGCGACGCGGCGCTCGCGCGTCACGCGGCGGAGGAGGCCGCTCAGGCCGCTCAGGCCGCTCAGGCCGAAAAGTCCGCTCAGGCCGACCGGGCCGCTCAGACGCCGCCGGAGCCGGGCCCGCAGGCCTAG